In the genome of Actinomadura graeca, one region contains:
- a CDS encoding winged helix-turn-helix transcriptional regulator, which yields MTTMKAAQKRAQAKVEYNAFLAACPSRKLLDRISDKWVVLILCALGGDNNAAQPGAAHADAPKAMRYSEIARLLAGVSQKMLTQTLRSLERDGLLTRTVTPTVPVTVSYELTDLGLSLHHVTRGLRSWAQTHMDEVLANREEHDARTS from the coding sequence GTGACGACGATGAAGGCGGCCCAGAAGAGGGCTCAGGCCAAGGTGGAGTACAACGCGTTCCTGGCGGCATGTCCCAGCCGGAAGCTGCTCGACCGGATCTCGGACAAGTGGGTCGTCCTGATCCTGTGTGCGCTGGGCGGCGACAACAACGCCGCCCAGCCCGGTGCAGCACACGCAGACGCTCCGAAGGCGATGCGTTACTCCGAGATCGCTCGTCTTCTGGCCGGGGTCAGCCAGAAAATGCTGACCCAGACGCTACGGTCGCTGGAGCGCGACGGTCTGCTCACCCGTACCGTCACGCCGACCGTCCCTGTCACCGTCTCCTACGAGCTGACCGACCTCGGTCTCTCGCTCCACCACGTGACGCGCGGGCTCAGAAGCTGGGCGCAGACGCACATGGACGAGGTCCTGGCAAACCGCGAGGAGCACGACGCTCGCACCTCGTGA
- a CDS encoding XRE family transcriptional regulator — protein MTDTRPAWSARLETERLDRHWGKHEMARRLLIHLGITPTPDKVKNLANQIRGYENGAHYPRNWDYVFSEVLGIPYDELFPKHETALLGTVQEGSTPRQGDDNVKRRAAIHIISAIAAGTAIPPGAIETLFSGLDDSLGRPLGLSEWEATVHEYGQVVGTLPAGELIKDLIADIVAVGELLNRPNSTDDRAALMRVNAGLAGVLAVDFGDVGEKRAARMSWAAARQSADASGDRDLRVWVRGKAAQKAFWTERPDSVVAELASEAIGIADGTPSAGLADAYAARVYVAAARGDTDRVDSTLDDLRRVFDHLPQDTNDQSALAFRESQLRWAESYARTWNADPRAEVSLEHALSLYPSNAFAPRTNLALMKAAVMINDREIEAGLQHAITTMENDYRRCAGRAQLVKRVLHTLPGNARTLPAARELHAFTTAT, from the coding sequence ATGACCGACACCCGTCCCGCATGGTCGGCACGGCTGGAGACCGAACGCCTCGACCGCCACTGGGGCAAGCACGAGATGGCGCGCCGACTCCTCATCCACCTGGGGATCACCCCCACCCCGGACAAGGTGAAGAACCTCGCCAACCAGATCCGCGGCTACGAAAACGGCGCCCACTACCCCCGCAACTGGGACTACGTCTTCTCCGAAGTCCTCGGCATCCCCTACGACGAACTCTTCCCCAAGCACGAGACCGCCCTTCTGGGTACCGTGCAGGAAGGTTCAACTCCCAGGCAGGGGGACGACAACGTGAAGCGCAGAGCCGCAATCCACATCATCTCCGCCATCGCAGCCGGAACCGCCATCCCCCCAGGAGCCATCGAGACCCTGTTCTCCGGCCTCGACGACTCACTGGGCCGCCCCCTCGGCCTCTCCGAATGGGAGGCCACCGTCCACGAATACGGCCAGGTCGTCGGCACGCTTCCGGCCGGAGAACTTATCAAGGACTTGATCGCGGACATCGTCGCCGTGGGCGAGCTGCTCAACCGTCCCAACAGCACCGATGATCGGGCCGCCCTCATGCGTGTGAATGCAGGGTTGGCCGGTGTGCTCGCCGTCGACTTTGGCGATGTCGGCGAGAAACGAGCCGCCCGCATGTCATGGGCTGCAGCGAGACAGAGCGCCGACGCCTCCGGTGATCGGGATCTTCGCGTCTGGGTACGCGGCAAGGCCGCCCAGAAGGCGTTCTGGACAGAACGTCCCGATTCCGTCGTCGCGGAGCTCGCAAGCGAGGCGATCGGAATCGCCGACGGGACACCGTCGGCAGGACTGGCCGACGCATACGCCGCCCGCGTCTACGTCGCCGCCGCCAGAGGCGACACAGACCGGGTCGACAGCACACTCGACGACCTGAGGCGGGTCTTCGACCACCTGCCGCAGGACACAAACGATCAGTCCGCACTCGCGTTCCGGGAGAGTCAGCTCCGCTGGGCGGAGTCGTACGCCCGAACATGGAACGCTGATCCTCGCGCAGAGGTTTCACTGGAGCACGCGCTCAGCCTCTACCCCAGCAACGCCTTCGCGCCCAGGACCAATCTGGCGCTCATGAAGGCCGCGGTGATGATCAACGACCGCGAGATAGAGGCGGGTCTGCAACACGCCATCACGACGATGGAAAACGACTACCGGCGCTGCGCCGGACGGGCCCAACTGGTCAAGAGGGTACTGCACACCCTCCCAGGCAACGCGCGAACACTCCCCGCCGCACGAGAACTCCACGCGTTCACCACCGCCACCTGA